A window of Apium graveolens cultivar Ventura chromosome 8, ASM990537v1, whole genome shotgun sequence contains these coding sequences:
- the LOC141679298 gene encoding uncharacterized protein LOC141679298: MRLQRLFMAKTTTKAMRWHHDRIVVEGELSHPADGDEWKQFDRRFHRFSKEIRNVRLGLSTDGFDPFRDKHTKEYTVWPVVVVVYNLPPSMCTKAPYMFMPLLIPGPTDPTKDLHAALLWTISDFPGLAMLRGWSTKGKLSCPVCMGEVKGKQLKHCGKISFYGTARYFLESDNPLRRSTKFGSVETRLVCSRHSGGKAKVMCEQIQFPPPGKSHKKKPRDYGVTHNWTHFSPFFELPYWETLSLRHNIDIMHTEKNVFDNIFYTILGDGKKTKDNTKSRKDCQELRVHRELWIRGDGTEPHAPYTLSKEQVHKLFKWIESLKLPDGYVSNISRCVNWVKNCIRGMKSHDGHVFMQKLLPIVCRDLLPKHVADPIIELCNFFQDLCSSNLKYSDLEKMEKDIVRIMSKLETIFTPGFFDPMEHLPLHLATEYKLGGPANGHWMYFIERYLLNLKLKVGNKARAEGSMAQRYIEEECVKDDEKLKEKFIDLIRGPLNKVESYKACKCNGYKFDCVNANELTSPNSGVIVIGTSYKESYGNYYGRIEEIFKLLYHNGHKVMVFKCDWFDHTKHVKVDKHRMTTVDVKSKLNAEDVFVLASQAHQVYYAPNILNAKSSWYTVLTTKRRLVNESVSTQERNKIDDDALQNEVSNASSSHVKRVIVRDPSYFFIDLRMFENDYSMDDNGEEENKKMKKTKTKTPMRTKMMN; this comes from the exons ATGAGATTGCAGCGTCTATTCATGGCCAAGACTACTACAAAAGCTATGAGATGGCACCATGATAGAATTGTAGTTGAAGGTGAACTAAGTCACCCAGCGGATGGAGATGAATGGAAACAATTTGATCGAAGATTTCATAGATTTTCAAAAGAGATTCGAAATGTAAGACTCGGGCTCTCTACAGATGGATTTGACCCCTTTCGAGACAAGCACACGAAGGAGTATACAGTATGGCCTGTGGTGGTTGTTGTTTACAACCTGCCTCCCTCTATGTGTACAAAGGCTCCATATATGTTCATGCCTCTTCTTATCCCCGGACCGACAGATCCGACAAAAGACTTACAT GCAGCACTGTTATGGACGATTAGTGACTTTCCTGGACTTGCCATGCTTAGAGGGTGGTCCACCAAAGGTAAATTATCATGTCCAGTTTGCATGGGAGAAGTAAAAGGTAAACAACTCAAACACTGTGGCAAAATAAGTTTTTATGGCACTGCTCGATATTTTTTGGAGTCAGACAATCCCCTACGAAGGAGTACTAAATTTGGAAGTGTAGAGACACGATTAGTTTGTTCTAGACATTCAGGGGGCAAGGCCAAGGTGATGTGTGAGCAGATACAGTTCCCCCCTCCGGGAAAGTCACATAAGAAAAAACCAAGAGATTATGGGGTGACACATAATTGGACACATTTTTCTCCATTTTTTGAGCTTCCATATTGGGAGACACTTAGCCTTCGTCACAATATTGACATTATGCACACAGAAAAGAATGTATTTGACAATATTTTTTACACAATTCTTGGTGATGGAAAGAAGACCAAAGATAACACAAAATCAAGAAAAGATTGTCAAGAATTACGTGTACACCGTGAGTTGTGGATTCGAGGTGATGGCACTGAACCCCATGCACCATACACACTTTCAAAGGAACAAGTTCATAAGTTGTTCAAGTGGATTGAGTCATTGAAACTTCCAGATGGCTATGTCTCAAATATATCCAGGTGTGTGAATTGGGTAAAAAATTGCATTCGTGGTATGAAATCACATGACGGTCATGTCTTCATGCAAAAATTGTTACCTATTGTTTGTCGTGACCTTCTTCCGAAGCATGTAGCTGATCCTATAATTGAATTGTGCAACTTCTTTCAAGATTTATGCTCTTCAAATCTCAAGTACTCAGATTTGgaaaaaatggagaaagatataGTGAGGATAATGTCCAAACTTGAAACAATTTTCACTCCTGGTTTTTTTGATCCTATGGAGCATTTGCCATTACATTTAGCAACCGAGTATAAGTTGGGTGGGCCAGCTAATGGGCATTGGATGTATTTCATTGAAAGATATTTGCTCAACTTAAAATTGAAAGTGGGAAACAAAGCTCGAGCGGAGGGTTCGATGGCACAACGCTATATTGAGGAGGAATGT GTCAAAGATGATGAGAAGCTCAAGGAAAAATTCATAGACCTAATAAGAGGTCCATTGAATAAAGTGGAGTCTTATAAAGCATGCAAGTGCAATGGTTACAAATTTGATTGCGTAAACGCAAATGAGCTCACTTCACCAAATTCCGGTGTGATTGTCATAG GGACTTCTTATAAAGAAAGTTATGGAAACTATTACGGAAGAATAGAAGAAATTTTCAAACTCTTATATCATAATGGACATAAAGTAATGGTCTTCAAATGTGATTGGTTTGATCATACAAAACATGTCAAAGTTGATAAACATCGGATGACAACTGTGGATGTGAAATCAAAACTAAATGCCGAAGATGTTTTTGTGTTGGCTAGTCAAGCCCATCAAGTATACTATGCACCGAATATTTTGAATGCGAAATCATCATGGTACACGGTTCTAACAACGAAGAGACGACTAGTTAATGAAAGTGTGTCAACTCAAGAAAGGAACAAAATTGATGATGATGCTCTACAAAATGAAGTGTCAAATGCTTCATCATCACACGTCAAAAGAGTTATTGTTCGTGATCCCTCATATTTTTTTATTGACTTGAGGATGTTTGAAAATGACTATTCAATGGATGACAAtggggaagaagaaaataaaaaaatgaagaAGACGAAGACGAAGACTCCAATGAGAACGAAAATGATGAATTAA
- the LOC141679299 gene encoding uncharacterized protein LOC141679299, with the protein MAQEGSSLFIKEIIRSQVVWAGPKSRKGKEKECDEESFVERTNEGGQSSRKIVFERKRRNCSEGDYSRKPARDARPTVHFLLNEKGFLENTPKKTLGHIVRMKFDEDTIWTKRATREAFYNSCIKNFKEYYAYPFPYDDEDGDQVVRAYLHRNWKSYLGAERSRLVDKVKQLLECGYTEKDFNIRDDGLKPYYYSRRTWNSMCDYWEDEVFKKWSTNSQIARSKVEFVSRSRAKSFEQRRQEINEEREARGELPISEDEFMGMVYDPTQPAVQDLQEKIKKVRLELAPDFKLLEEPTSPRSLKEFHQKKRLLCWPRQDPQGKGGSAFIHKTVWLSFWAQGMRLDVPDEIYKMMSEILDAVWEMVRSLPTHEVKQTVLNEEGKCFSYTLVTDG; encoded by the exons ATGGCTCAAGAGGGCTCGAGTTTGTTTATCAAAGAGATAATCCGTTCACAG GTGGTTTGGGCTGGTCCAAAATCACGGAAGGGTAAAGAAAAGGAGTGTGATGAAGAAAGTTttgtggaaaggactaacgagggTGGTCAAAGCAGCCGCAAGATTGTATTTGAGAGGAAAAGGCGAAACTGCTCTGAAGGGGACTACTCGAGGAAACCGGCACGAGATGCAAGGCCAACGGTTCATTTTCTTCTTAACGAGAAAGG CTTCTTGGAAAATACACCGAAGAAAACTTTAGGGCACATTGTTCGCATGAAATTTGATGAAGATACTATCTGGACAAAGAGAGCTACACGCGAAGCTTTTTACAACTCATGTATCAAGAACTTTAAA GAGTATTATGCTTATCCCTTTCCTTATGATGATGAAGACGGGGACCAAGTTGTGAGGGCGTATCTGCATAGGAATTGGAAGTCTTATCTTGGTGCTGAGAGAAGCCGACTCGTGGACAAAGTGAAGCAGCTATTGGAATGTGGATATACTGAGAAGGATTTTAATATTAGGGATGACGGATTGAAGCCATACTACTACTCCCGGCGCACATGGAATTCTATGTGCGATTATTGGGAAGATGAAGTTTTTAAAAAATGGTCCACTAATTCCCAGATTGCCCGAAGTAAGGTAGAGTTTGTTTCCCGCAGCAGGGCCAAATCATTTGAGCAGAGACGTCAG GAAATAAATGAAGAAAGAGAGGCTAGAGGAGAGTTGCCTATCTCCGAAGATGAATTCATGGGTATGGTGTATGATCCCACTCAACCAGCTGTGCAAGATCTGCAG GAAAAAATAAAGAAGGTGCGACTTGAATTGGCACCTGATTTCAAGCTTCTTGAAGAACCGACATCCCCTCGTAGCCTAAAGGAATTTCATCAAAAAAAGAGGTTATTGTGTTGGCCACGGCAAGATCCCCAAGGAAAGGGAGGATCAGCCTTCATCCACAAGACAGTTTGGCTGAGCTTCTGGGCGCAAGGGATGCGGC TTGATGTTCCAGATGAGATATACAAGATGATGTCAGAGATCTTAGATGCGGTGTGGGAGATGGTTCGTTCTTTACCCACGCATGAGGTGAAGCAAACTGTTCTGAACGAGGAG GGAAAATGTTTCAGTTACACATTAGTTACAGATGGCTAA